From a region of the Ovis aries strain OAR_USU_Benz2616 breed Rambouillet chromosome 10, ARS-UI_Ramb_v3.0, whole genome shotgun sequence genome:
- the ALOX5AP gene encoding arachidonate 5-lipoxygenase-activating protein isoform X2, translating to MDQEAVGNIVLLAIVTLISVVQNGFFAHKVEHESKTHNGRSFQRTGPLAFERVYTANQNCVDAYPTFLVMLWSAGLLCSQVPAAFAGLMYLFVRQKYFVGYLGERTQSTPGYIFGKRIILFLFAMSLAGILNYFLIAFFGSDFENYIKTVTTTISPLLLIP from the exons ATGGACCAAGAAGCCGTGGGCAATATCGTCCTGCTGGCCATTGTCACCCTCATCAGCGTGGTCCAGAATG GGTTCTTTGCCCACAAGGTGGAGCACGAAAGCAAGACCCACAATGGGCGGAGCTTCCAGAGGACTGGGCCGCTGGCCTTTGAGCGGGTCTACACTGCCAA CCAGAACTGTGTGGATGCCTACCCCACCTTCCTTGTCATGCTCTGGAGCGCCGGGCTTCTCTGCAGCCAAG TTCCTGCTGCCTTTGCTGGACTGATGTATCTGTTCGTGAGGCAGAAGTACTTTGTTGGCTACCTGGGGGAGAGAACTCAGAG CACACCTGGTTACATATTTGGGAAACGCATTATCCTGTTCCTATTCGCCATGTCCCTCGCTGGGATACTCAACTATTTCCTCATCGCCTTTTTCGGAAGTGACTTTGAAAACTACATCAAGaccgtcaccaccaccatctcccctcTCCTTCTCATCCCTTGA
- the ALOX5AP gene encoding arachidonate 5-lipoxygenase-activating protein isoform X4 yields the protein MDQEAVGNIVLLAIVTLISVVQNGFFAHKVEHESKTHNGRSFQRTGPLAFERVYTANQNCVDAYPTFLVMLWSAGLLCSQAHLVTYLGNALSCSYSPCPSLGYSTISSSPFSEVTLKTTSRPSPPPSPLSFSSLESLLNSGWCAQLIDT from the exons ATGGACCAAGAAGCCGTGGGCAATATCGTCCTGCTGGCCATTGTCACCCTCATCAGCGTGGTCCAGAATG GGTTCTTTGCCCACAAGGTGGAGCACGAAAGCAAGACCCACAATGGGCGGAGCTTCCAGAGGACTGGGCCGCTGGCCTTTGAGCGGGTCTACACTGCCAA CCAGAACTGTGTGGATGCCTACCCCACCTTCCTTGTCATGCTCTGGAGCGCCGGGCTTCTCTGCAGCCAAG CACACCTGGTTACATATTTGGGAAACGCATTATCCTGTTCCTATTCGCCATGTCCCTCGCTGGGATACTCAACTATTTCCTCATCGCCTTTTTCGGAAGTGACTTTGAAAACTACATCAAGaccgtcaccaccaccatctcccctcTCCTTCTCATCCCTTGAGTCTCTGCTGAATTCCGGTTGGTGTGCTCAGCTAATCGATACTTAG
- the ALOX5AP gene encoding arachidonate 5-lipoxygenase-activating protein isoform X1, with protein sequence MRVPLCPAQFSGKPQAAHEVLLLMDAEGNLGWRAEGRDVMNRQHAARGFFAHKVEHESKTHNGRSFQRTGPLAFERVYTANQNCVDAYPTFLVMLWSAGLLCSQVPAAFAGLMYLFVRQKYFVGYLGERTQSTPGYIFGKRIILFLFAMSLAGILNYFLIAFFGSDFENYIKTVTTTISPLLLIP encoded by the exons ATGAGGGTCCCTCTCTgtccagctcagttcagtgggAAGCCACAGGCTGCTCAT GAAGTCCTCCTCCTAATGGACGCTGAGGGCAACCTTGGCTGGAGAGCAGAAGGAAGAGACGTCATGAACCGGCAACACGCAGCTCGAG GGTTCTTTGCCCACAAGGTGGAGCACGAAAGCAAGACCCACAATGGGCGGAGCTTCCAGAGGACTGGGCCGCTGGCCTTTGAGCGGGTCTACACTGCCAA CCAGAACTGTGTGGATGCCTACCCCACCTTCCTTGTCATGCTCTGGAGCGCCGGGCTTCTCTGCAGCCAAG TTCCTGCTGCCTTTGCTGGACTGATGTATCTGTTCGTGAGGCAGAAGTACTTTGTTGGCTACCTGGGGGAGAGAACTCAGAG CACACCTGGTTACATATTTGGGAAACGCATTATCCTGTTCCTATTCGCCATGTCCCTCGCTGGGATACTCAACTATTTCCTCATCGCCTTTTTCGGAAGTGACTTTGAAAACTACATCAAGaccgtcaccaccaccatctcccctcTCCTTCTCATCCCTTGA
- the ALOX5AP gene encoding arachidonate 5-lipoxygenase-activating protein isoform X3 has translation MGGASRGLGRWPLSGSTLPSSRQEYQSGSPCPPPGDLPDPVIEPASLTSLACQNCVDAYPTFLVMLWSAGLLCSQVPAAFAGLMYLFVRQKYFVGYLGERTQSTPGYIFGKRIILFLFAMSLAGILNYFLIAFFGSDFENYIKTVTTTISPLLLIP, from the exons ATGGGCGGAGCTTCCAGAGGACTGGGCCGCTGGCCTTTGAGCGGGTCTACACTGCCAA gctccaggcaagaataccagagtgggtcaccatgccctcctccaggggatcttcctgacccagtgattgaacctgcatctcttacgtctcttgcatg CCAGAACTGTGTGGATGCCTACCCCACCTTCCTTGTCATGCTCTGGAGCGCCGGGCTTCTCTGCAGCCAAG TTCCTGCTGCCTTTGCTGGACTGATGTATCTGTTCGTGAGGCAGAAGTACTTTGTTGGCTACCTGGGGGAGAGAACTCAGAG CACACCTGGTTACATATTTGGGAAACGCATTATCCTGTTCCTATTCGCCATGTCCCTCGCTGGGATACTCAACTATTTCCTCATCGCCTTTTTCGGAAGTGACTTTGAAAACTACATCAAGaccgtcaccaccaccatctcccctcTCCTTCTCATCCCTTGA